One genomic window of Nocardioides daphniae includes the following:
- a CDS encoding M16 family metallopeptidase, with the protein MRDAEGRVTSQVRRTLLPGGLRVVTEQMAGVRSASVGVWIAVGSRDEEGALHGASHFLEHLLFKGTRERSAMDISVALDEVGGEFNAFTAKEYTCFHARVLDTDMELAVDVIGDMVTNSLITDEDVEAEREVILDEIAMHDDDPDDVVHNLFALQAWGDSPLGRPIAGSVESIEAMTREQVVDFYEAHYRPATMVVTVAGNVDHDAVVSATAAAFDRNGFLECTGTPVVPTITDVADPVVPGSRAVTRALEQVNLVLGVRGLTRNDPRRFVLGVLNTVLGGGTSSRLFQEVREKRGLAYSVYSFASHHDVAGLVGVGVACLPAKVDDTLAVVRAELARLARDGISPEELARGKGQLRGGLVLGMEDSAARMSRLGKAELVYDGLMSIDEVIEAIDAVTVEQVNALAAELFTQPEVLATVGP; encoded by the coding sequence GTGCGCGACGCCGAGGGGCGCGTGACGTCGCAGGTGCGGCGCACGCTCCTGCCCGGCGGCCTGCGCGTCGTCACCGAGCAGATGGCCGGCGTGCGGTCGGCCAGCGTCGGCGTCTGGATCGCCGTCGGCTCGCGCGACGAGGAGGGGGCGCTGCACGGTGCCTCGCACTTCCTCGAGCACCTGCTCTTCAAGGGCACCCGTGAGCGCTCCGCCATGGACATCTCAGTGGCCCTGGACGAGGTCGGCGGCGAGTTCAACGCCTTCACGGCCAAGGAGTACACCTGCTTCCACGCCCGGGTGCTGGACACCGACATGGAGTTGGCCGTCGACGTCATCGGCGACATGGTGACCAACTCGTTGATCACCGACGAGGACGTCGAGGCGGAGCGCGAGGTCATCCTCGACGAGATCGCCATGCACGACGACGACCCCGACGACGTGGTGCACAACCTCTTCGCCCTCCAGGCCTGGGGCGACTCGCCGCTCGGGCGCCCGATCGCGGGCTCCGTGGAGTCGATCGAGGCGATGACCCGCGAGCAGGTCGTCGACTTCTACGAGGCGCACTACCGTCCGGCCACCATGGTGGTCACCGTGGCCGGCAACGTCGACCACGACGCGGTGGTCTCCGCCACGGCCGCAGCGTTCGACCGCAACGGGTTCCTCGAGTGCACCGGTACGCCCGTGGTCCCGACGATCACCGACGTCGCCGACCCGGTGGTGCCGGGCAGCCGTGCGGTGACCCGCGCGCTCGAGCAGGTCAACCTGGTGCTGGGGGTGCGGGGACTCACCCGCAACGACCCCCGCCGCTTCGTGCTGGGCGTGCTCAACACCGTCCTGGGTGGCGGCACCTCCTCGCGACTCTTCCAGGAGGTGAGGGAGAAGCGCGGGTTGGCCTACTCGGTCTACTCGTTCGCCTCTCACCACGACGTGGCCGGCCTGGTCGGCGTCGGGGTCGCCTGCCTGCCGGCGAAGGTCGACGACACCCTGGCCGTCGTGCGCGCCGAGCTCGCGCGCCTGGCCCGCGACGGCATCTCGCCGGAGGAGTTGGCCCGTGGCAAGGGACAGCTGCGCGGGGGACTGGTGCTCGGCATGGAGGACAGCGCTGCGCGGATGTCCCGCCTCGGCAAGGCAGAGCTCGTCTACGACGGCCTGATGAGCATCGACGAGGTGATCGAGGCGATCGACGCCGTCACCGTCGAGCAGGTCAACGCCCTCGCCGCCGAGCTCTTCACCCAGCCCGAGGTCCTGGCGACCGTCGGGCCCTGA